The genomic interval GTTTAAATCTTTCGAAAAAGAATCTTTTGGTAACCCAACCATCAAATGAGCAGAAACAATGAAGTTGTTTTCTAATAGCTTTTTTATAGCATTAACATTATCTTCTACACTGTGTCCTCGACCTGAAGCTTTTAAGACATCATTATACATACTTTGAATTCCTAATTCAACAATTTTTACATTATATTGTTTAAGGATTTTCAAATTTTCATCATTGATTTCATCAGGTCTTGTAGAAATTCTAATAGGGGTATTTGGAAAAAAACTTTGTACAAGTTTCAAATATGTTAGTTGGGTTTCAAGTTTTAACCCTGTAAAGGTCCCCCCATAAAAAGCTATTTCTTTCGGCGATTGATTGTTAAAACGATTAAAATAATCTTTCAAATAGTTAAGAGAAGGCATTTTTTCTCCAGTCATTGAATATTGATTACAGAATTTACATCTATATTTGCAACCTGCGTTTGGTAAAAATATTGTTAAAATCACGAGAGAATATCCTTCACCACCTTGCTTACAACCGAACCTTCGGCTTTTCCTTTTAATTTCGCCATTGCTTCTTTCATTACTTTACCAAAATCTTTTTGAGTTGCGTTGAGTTCCTTTATGATTTCTTTAACTATATTCTTAATTTCGTCTTCAGAAAGCATTTTTGGCGCATATTTTTTTAGAATTTCAAGTTCTTTTTCTTCCTCAGCTGCTAAATCTTCTCTTCCAGCAGCTTTGTATGCTTGAATTGATTCTTGGCGTTTTTTAATCTCTTTGAGTACTAATCTTCCAATTTCTTCGTCAGTAGCACTGTTCATTTTTTCAACTTCAAAATTTTTTATTGCCGAATTTAAAAGTCTCAAAGTCCTTATCTTTATTTCATTTCGTTCTTTCATAGCGTTTTTTAAATCTTTCATAATTGTTTCTTTAAGCATATAAATTTACCTCCTTTTCAAAATTTTTAAACAAATTACTCGCAGCCTCGAAGTTACTTTCTTTGTTATATCCGCCCTCTTGAATAAATAGAGTTGGAATTTTTAAATTTTTTATTTCATAACCAATTTGAA from Thermosipho atlanticus DSM 15807 carries:
- a CDS encoding GatB/YqeY domain-containing protein, with amino-acid sequence MLKETIMKDLKNAMKERNEIKIRTLRLLNSAIKNFEVEKMNSATDEEIGRLVLKEIKKRQESIQAYKAAGREDLAAEEEKELEILKKYAPKMLSEDEIKNIVKEIIKELNATQKDFGKVMKEAMAKLKGKAEGSVVSKVVKDILS